A single region of the Mercenaria mercenaria strain notata chromosome 6, MADL_Memer_1, whole genome shotgun sequence genome encodes:
- the LOC123549011 gene encoding EKC/KEOPS complex subunit TP53RK-like: protein MAAPMDTCELENKTFVKQGAEAKVYKEKFYGRPCISKERFSKAYRHPALDKSLTLQRLKGEIRAMNKCRNLGLRVPMLYFVDTTTSTFYMEEILNSQTVRDYIIHVQSTSHNDAIEKLTPLAEKIGHILGRMHSGKVIHGDLTTSNMLLSGEPENLDIVLIDFGLSFSEGLPEDKGVDLYVFERALLSTHPNTEQLFEIVLEAYKQENRKEAADAISKLEEVRMRGRKRTMVG from the exons atggctgcgcCCATGGACACATGCGAACtcgaaaacaaaacttttgtaaAGCAAGGTGCGGAGGCAAAAGTTTACAAGGAAAAGTTTTATGGAAGACCTTGTATCAGTAAAGAAAGGTTTTCCAAAGCATATAGACACCCAGCTCTGGACAAGTCGTTGACATTGCAAAGACTGAAAGGAGAAATTCGTGCCATGAACAAGTGCAGAAATTTGG GTTTAAGGGTGCCAATGCTGTATTTTGTGGATACAACAACCAGTACATTCTACATGGAGGAGATTTTAAACTCTCAAACTGTAAGAGATTATATCATACATGTACAGTCTACATCGCACAATGACGCCATAGAAAAACTTACGCCTCTTGCAGAGAAGATTGGACACATCTTAGGCAGAATGCACAGTGGAAAGGTTATTCACGGGGATTTGACAACGTCAAACATGTTACTTAGTGGTGAACCAGAAAATTTAGACATTGTGTTAATAGACTTTGGATTGAGTTTTTCAGAAGGTTTACCGGAAGATAAAGGAGTTGATCTGTATGTGTTTGAGCGTGCTCTGCTCAGTACACACCCAAACACGGAGCAGTTGTTTGAAATTGTGTTGGAAGCATATAAACAAGAAAACCGGAAGGAGGCAGCCGATGCTATCAGTAAACTGGAAGAAGTTCGTATGAGAGGGAGGAAGAGAACTATGGTTGGATAA